The Parambassis ranga chromosome 19, fParRan2.1, whole genome shotgun sequence genome contains a region encoding:
- the LOC114451714 gene encoding neuronal cell adhesion molecule-like isoform X10, giving the protein MMMEWRRRMDAALLVLLLGHLAAALEVPLDLREELPQPPTITHQSPKDYIIDPRENIIIHCDAKGKPHPSFSWTRNGTHFDTEQDSNVSMRPHSGTLIVDISREKAEHYEGIYQCTARNKHGTAVSNNIVVRQSRSPLWSKEKIKPIVVQEGVSLVLPCQPPAGLPPPIIFWMDNNFQRLPQSRRVSQSLNGDLYFSNVLREDSRNDYICYARFPHTQTIQQKQPIVVKVLNLDAINDTMADFYNDTDLFSEAPVDDRRPTFLIPTGTSSSKTVLRGHTLEMECIAEGLPTPEIAWTKMSGDLPANRISFLHYNKTLRIVNVSESDAGDYRCTAKNQLGSVHHTIHVSVKAAPYWISGPPRNLVLAPGENGVLTCRASGTPKPSITWAMNGIPIENSPKDLSRKVEDDTVIFTDVQTGSSAVYQCNISNDYGYLLSNAFVNVLSEPPRVLTPANKVYQVIRNHHVLMDCSSFGSPIPKITWFKDSRSSTLDGDPYILHDNGTLEIHVAQARNSGKYTCVARNQLGIYENHVYLEVKEPTRILKQPEYKVVQRGRAVVFECKVKHDPSLIPTMTWLKDDGELPDDERLIVDSDSLAITDVTENDAGVYTCIMNTTLDHDSASAELTVVEATPTPAVVYERPDPPTDLELTDQKKRSVQLTWTPGDEHNSPIQKFLIQYEDLLHHRGHWHNLTEVPGTKTTAHLKLSPYAHYIFRVLALNAVGLSQSSFPSRVYRTDPAAPDQNPTGVHGYGTEHNNLVISWKPLSGHQSNGPGLHYRVMWREKMAGSDWNTVTVANTSKFVVSGTPTFVPYELKVQAVNDYGDGPEPAVAHGFSGEDLPIAAPENVQAVVLNSTLAEVHWDPVPSHLIRGHLKGYKVYYWREHGHKHSPDHVEGILSFSGNHTHGMLPGLHPFTLYAFNVRVYNGKGDGPPSPPQQFNTPEGVPGQPTSFVVTDSSLDSLTLEWSPPHDRNGHITGYTLKYQPVNNSNELGPVEELALAANETSVTLPNLKYSTRYKFYLNAKTVTGAGPAISQEVDTIMDEAVASRQVDIATQGWFIGLMCAIALLILILLIICFIQRNKGGKYPVKEKEDAHTDPEFQPMKDDDCTFGEYSDNEDHKPLKGSRTPSNGTVKRDDSDLSLADYGEGGDGQFNEDGSFIGQYSGKSASRDTAEGHESSEAPSPINAMNSLNSFV; this is encoded by the exons ATGATGATGGAGTGGCGGAGGAGGATGGACGCAGCCCTGCTGGTGCTGCTCCTGGGTCACCTGGCTGCTGCGCTGGAGGTCCCACTAGAcc ttcGGGAAGAAT TGCCGCAGCCGCCGACCATAACTCACCAATCCCCCAAGGATTACATCATCGACCCGCGAGAAAACATAATAATCCACTGTGATGCGAAGGGAAAGCCGCATCCCAG tTTCTCTTGGACGAGAAACGGGACTCACTTTGACACTGAACAGGACTCCAATGTGAGCATGAGGCCCCACTCTGGCACTCTGATTGTGGATATCAGCAGAGAGAAGGCTGAACATTATGAGGGAATCTACCAGTGCACAGCgaggaacaaacatggaacTGCTGTTTCCAACAACATAGTCGTACGACAGTCCA GATCCCCCTTGTGGTCAAAGGAGAAAATCAAGCCAATTGTGGTTCAGGAGGGCGTCTCCCTGGTGCTGCCATGTCAACCCCCCGCTGGTCTACCTCCTCCTATCATATTCTGGATGGACAATA ACTTTCAGAGGCTGCCTCAGAGCAGGAGGGTGTCCCAGTCCCTGAACGGTGACCTGTACTTCTCCAATGTTCTCCGAGAAGACTCCAGGAACGACTACATCTGCTACGCCCGCTtcccccacacacagaccatcCAGCAGAAACAACCCATTGTCGTCAAGGTCCTCAACC TGGATGCAATCAATGACACAATGGCAGATTTTTACAATGACACTGATTTGTTTAGTG AAGCTCCGGTGGATGATAGGAGGCCAACCTTCCTCATCCCAACCGGCACCTCCAGCTCTAAGACTGTGTTGAGAGGACACACACTAGAGATGGAGTGCATCGCCGAAGGACT ACCCACTCCTGAAATTGCCTGGACCAAAATGAGCGGTGACCTCCCCGCCAATCGTATATCCTTCCTGCACTACAACAAGACCCTGCGTATTGTGAATGTGTCGGAGTCGGACGCAGGAGATTACCGCTGCACGGCCAAGAACCAGCTGGGCTCAGTGCATCACACCATCCACGTCTCGGTCAAAG CTGCTCCATATTGGATCAGTGGCCCCCCCAGGAACCTTGTTCTAGCTCCAGGCGAGAATGGGGTGCTGACCTGCAGGGCCAGTGGCACACCTAAACCCTCCATCACCTGGGCTATGAATGGCATCCCCATAGAAA ATTCACCCAAAGATCTGAGCAGAAAGGTGGAAGATGACACCGTCATCTTCACCGATGTACAGACTGGATCCAGCGCCGTGTACCAGTGTAATATCTCCAATGACTATGGCTACCTCCTGTCCAATGCCTTCGTCAATGTCCTCT CGGAGCCGCCAAGAGTGCTGACGCCAGCCAACAAAGTCTACCAGGTCATCAGAAACCACCATGTCTTGATGGACTGCTCTTCCTTTGGATCACCCATCCCGAAAATTACATG GTTTAAAGACAGCCGGTCCAGCACCCTGGATGGAGACCCCTATATCCTGCATGACAACGGGACCTTAGAGATCCACGTTGCACAAGCACGCAATAGTGGAAAATATACCTGCGTCGCTAGAAACCAGCTCGGTATTTATGAGAATCACGTCTacctggaggtcaaag AGCCCACACGGATCCTGAAGCAGCCTGAGTACAAAGTggtccagagagggagagctgtGGTGTTTGAGTGCAAGGTGAAACACGACCCCTCGCTCATCCCCACCATGACCTGGCTCAAAGACGACGGAGAGCTGCCTGACGATGAGAG ATTAATCGTAGACTCTGACAGCCTCGCCATCACTGATGTGACGGAGAACGATGCAGGCGTGTACACATGCATCATGAACACCACTCTGGATCACGATTCTGCCAGCGCTGAGCTCACCGTCGTCG AGGCCACGCCAACACCAGCTGTTGTCTACG AGCGACCCGACCCCCCAACTGACCTAGAGCTGACAGACCAGAAAAAGAGGAGCGTTCAGCTCACTTGGACCCCTGGGGATGAACATAACAGTCCTATTcaga AGTTTCTGATCCAGTATGAAGACTTGCTGCACCATCGAGGTCACTGGCATAATCTTACAGAAGTCCCTGGAACCAAGACAACGGCTCATCTCAAACTGTCACCCTATGCTCACTACATCTTCAGAGTCCTGGCTCTCAACGCTGTGGGTCTCAGCCAGTCCAGCTTCCCCTCCAGAGTGTACAGGACTGATCCTGCAG CTCCAGATCAGAACCCAACGGGTGTGCACGGATATGGAACAGAACATAACAATCTTGTAATCTCCTGGAAG CCGCTGTCAGGCCACCAGTCCAACGGTCCCGGACTTCACTATCGAGTCATGTGGAGGGAGAAGATGGCGGGTAGTGATTGGAACACAGTAACTGTGGCCAACACTTCCAAGTTTGTTGTGTCTGGAACTCCCACATTTGTTCCGTATGAGCTGAAGGTTCAGGCTGTAAACGATTATGGAGATGGACCTGAGCCTGCCGTCGCCCACGGCTTCTCAGGAGAGGACT TGCCGATAGCAGCTCCAGAAAACGTGCAGGCTGTGGTGCTTAACAGCACTCTGGCAGAGGTACACTGGGATCCGGTACCTTCTCATTTAATACGAGGACATCTCAAAGGATATAAG GTGTATTACTGGAGAGAACACGGCCACAAACACAGCCCTGATCATGTGGAGGGCATCCTGAGCTTCAGCGGGAACCACACCCATGGCATGTTGCCCGGTCTGCACCCCTTCACTCTCTATGCCTTCAATGTTAGGGTCTATAACGGCAAAGGAGATGGCCCGCCGAGCCCACCCCAGCAGTTCAACACACCAGAGGGAG TGCCGGGACAGCCCACTTCCTTTGTTGTCACTGACTCGAGCCTTGACTCTCTAACCCTCGAGTGGAGTCCTCCTCATGATCGTAATGGACACATCACCGGCTACACCCTCAAATACCAGCCAG TCAATAACTCCAATGAACTGGGCCCAGTGGAGGAGTTGGCCCTGGCCGCCAATGAGACCTCAGTCACTTTGCCCAACCTCAAGTACAGCACACGCTACAAGTTTTATTTGAATGCGAAAACAGTCACTGGAGCAGGCCCGGCCATTTCTCAGGAAGTGGACACCATCATGGACGAAG CTGTGGCGAGCAGGCAGGTGGACATTGCCACTCAGGGATGGTTCATTGGTCTGATGTGTGCCATCGCTCTCCTCATCCTGATCCTTCTCATTATTTGCTTCATCCAGAGGAACAAAGGTGGAAAATACCCTG TAAAAGAGAAGGAAGACGCTCACACAGATCCGGAGTTCCAGCCCATGAAAGACGACGACTGTACTTTTGGGGAATACAG TGACAATGAGGACCATAAACCATTAAAAGGGAGCCGCACGCCGTCTAATGGGACAGTTAAGAGAGACGACAGTGACCTCAGTTTAGCTGACTACGGGGAAGGAGGAGACGGACAGTTCAACGAGGATGGCTCCTTTATCGGCCAGTATAGTGGAAAGAGTGCCAGCAGGGACACTGCTGAGGGCCATGAGAGCTCAGAGGCCCCGTCCCCGATAAATGCTATGAACTCCTTGAACTCTTTCGTGTAG
- the LOC114451714 gene encoding neuronal cell adhesion molecule-like isoform X3, with product MMMEWRRRMDAALLVLLLGHLAAALEVPLDLREELPQPPTITHQSPKDYIIDPRENIIIHCDAKGKPHPSFSWTRNGTHFDTEQDSNVSMRPHSGTLIVDISREKAEHYEGIYQCTARNKHGTAVSNNIVVRQSRSPLWSKEKIKPIVVQEGVSLVLPCQPPAGLPPPIIFWMDNNFQRLPQSRRVSQSLNGDLYFSNVLREDSRNDYICYARFPHTQTIQQKQPIVVKVLNLDAINDTMADFYNDTDLFSEAPVDDRRPTFLIPTGTSSSKTVLRGHTLEMECIAEGLPTPEIAWTKMSGDLPANRISFLHYNKTLRIVNVSESDAGDYRCTAKNQLGSVHHTIHVSVKAAPYWISGPPRNLVLAPGENGVLTCRASGTPKPSITWAMNGIPIENSPKDLSRKVEDDTVIFTDVQTGSSAVYQCNISNDYGYLLSNAFVNVLSEPPRVLTPANKVYQVIRNHHVLMDCSSFGSPIPKITWFKDSRSSTLDGDPYILHDNGTLEIHVAQARNSGKYTCVARNQLGIYENHVYLEVKEPTRILKQPEYKVVQRGRAVVFECKVKHDPSLIPTMTWLKDDGELPDDERLIVDSDSLAITDVTENDAGVYTCIMNTTLDHDSASAELTVVERPDPPTDLELTDQKKRSVQLTWTPGDEHNSPIQKFLIQYEDLLHHRGHWHNLTEVPGTKTTAHLKLSPYAHYIFRVLALNAVGLSQSSFPSRVYRTDPAAPDQNPTGVHGYGTEHNNLVISWKPLSGHQSNGPGLHYRVMWREKMAGSDWNTVTVANTSKFVVSGTPTFVPYELKVQAVNDYGDGPEPAVAHGFSGEDLPIAAPENVQAVVLNSTLAEVHWDPVPSHLIRGHLKGYKVYYWREHGHKHSPDHVEGILSFSGNHTHGMLPGLHPFTLYAFNVRVYNGKGDGPPSPPQQFNTPEGVPGQPTSFVVTDSSLDSLTLEWSPPHDRNGHITGYTLKYQPVNNSNELGPVEELALAANETSVTLPNLKYSTRYKFYLNAKTVTGAGPAISQEVDTIMDEGNTQTSHPVAWSPPRRPPHKARPVSPFGNLSSSVGEEGALISWEYWGPEKNIYVEYIVENSEGEEEWQKEFVNGSQNVMLKGLKGGLSYRVRLVAKGHHDQPLHCSKELVVKVPAVASRQVDIATQGWFIGLMCAIALLILILLIICFIQRNKGGKYPVKEKEDAHTDPEFQPMKDDDCTFGEYSDNEDHKPLKGSRTPSNGTVKRDDSDLSLADYGEGGDGQFNEDGSFIGQYSGKSASRDTAEGHESSEAPSPINAMNSLNSFV from the exons ATGATGATGGAGTGGCGGAGGAGGATGGACGCAGCCCTGCTGGTGCTGCTCCTGGGTCACCTGGCTGCTGCGCTGGAGGTCCCACTAGAcc ttcGGGAAGAAT TGCCGCAGCCGCCGACCATAACTCACCAATCCCCCAAGGATTACATCATCGACCCGCGAGAAAACATAATAATCCACTGTGATGCGAAGGGAAAGCCGCATCCCAG tTTCTCTTGGACGAGAAACGGGACTCACTTTGACACTGAACAGGACTCCAATGTGAGCATGAGGCCCCACTCTGGCACTCTGATTGTGGATATCAGCAGAGAGAAGGCTGAACATTATGAGGGAATCTACCAGTGCACAGCgaggaacaaacatggaacTGCTGTTTCCAACAACATAGTCGTACGACAGTCCA GATCCCCCTTGTGGTCAAAGGAGAAAATCAAGCCAATTGTGGTTCAGGAGGGCGTCTCCCTGGTGCTGCCATGTCAACCCCCCGCTGGTCTACCTCCTCCTATCATATTCTGGATGGACAATA ACTTTCAGAGGCTGCCTCAGAGCAGGAGGGTGTCCCAGTCCCTGAACGGTGACCTGTACTTCTCCAATGTTCTCCGAGAAGACTCCAGGAACGACTACATCTGCTACGCCCGCTtcccccacacacagaccatcCAGCAGAAACAACCCATTGTCGTCAAGGTCCTCAACC TGGATGCAATCAATGACACAATGGCAGATTTTTACAATGACACTGATTTGTTTAGTG AAGCTCCGGTGGATGATAGGAGGCCAACCTTCCTCATCCCAACCGGCACCTCCAGCTCTAAGACTGTGTTGAGAGGACACACACTAGAGATGGAGTGCATCGCCGAAGGACT ACCCACTCCTGAAATTGCCTGGACCAAAATGAGCGGTGACCTCCCCGCCAATCGTATATCCTTCCTGCACTACAACAAGACCCTGCGTATTGTGAATGTGTCGGAGTCGGACGCAGGAGATTACCGCTGCACGGCCAAGAACCAGCTGGGCTCAGTGCATCACACCATCCACGTCTCGGTCAAAG CTGCTCCATATTGGATCAGTGGCCCCCCCAGGAACCTTGTTCTAGCTCCAGGCGAGAATGGGGTGCTGACCTGCAGGGCCAGTGGCACACCTAAACCCTCCATCACCTGGGCTATGAATGGCATCCCCATAGAAA ATTCACCCAAAGATCTGAGCAGAAAGGTGGAAGATGACACCGTCATCTTCACCGATGTACAGACTGGATCCAGCGCCGTGTACCAGTGTAATATCTCCAATGACTATGGCTACCTCCTGTCCAATGCCTTCGTCAATGTCCTCT CGGAGCCGCCAAGAGTGCTGACGCCAGCCAACAAAGTCTACCAGGTCATCAGAAACCACCATGTCTTGATGGACTGCTCTTCCTTTGGATCACCCATCCCGAAAATTACATG GTTTAAAGACAGCCGGTCCAGCACCCTGGATGGAGACCCCTATATCCTGCATGACAACGGGACCTTAGAGATCCACGTTGCACAAGCACGCAATAGTGGAAAATATACCTGCGTCGCTAGAAACCAGCTCGGTATTTATGAGAATCACGTCTacctggaggtcaaag AGCCCACACGGATCCTGAAGCAGCCTGAGTACAAAGTggtccagagagggagagctgtGGTGTTTGAGTGCAAGGTGAAACACGACCCCTCGCTCATCCCCACCATGACCTGGCTCAAAGACGACGGAGAGCTGCCTGACGATGAGAG ATTAATCGTAGACTCTGACAGCCTCGCCATCACTGATGTGACGGAGAACGATGCAGGCGTGTACACATGCATCATGAACACCACTCTGGATCACGATTCTGCCAGCGCTGAGCTCACCGTCGTCG AGCGACCCGACCCCCCAACTGACCTAGAGCTGACAGACCAGAAAAAGAGGAGCGTTCAGCTCACTTGGACCCCTGGGGATGAACATAACAGTCCTATTcaga AGTTTCTGATCCAGTATGAAGACTTGCTGCACCATCGAGGTCACTGGCATAATCTTACAGAAGTCCCTGGAACCAAGACAACGGCTCATCTCAAACTGTCACCCTATGCTCACTACATCTTCAGAGTCCTGGCTCTCAACGCTGTGGGTCTCAGCCAGTCCAGCTTCCCCTCCAGAGTGTACAGGACTGATCCTGCAG CTCCAGATCAGAACCCAACGGGTGTGCACGGATATGGAACAGAACATAACAATCTTGTAATCTCCTGGAAG CCGCTGTCAGGCCACCAGTCCAACGGTCCCGGACTTCACTATCGAGTCATGTGGAGGGAGAAGATGGCGGGTAGTGATTGGAACACAGTAACTGTGGCCAACACTTCCAAGTTTGTTGTGTCTGGAACTCCCACATTTGTTCCGTATGAGCTGAAGGTTCAGGCTGTAAACGATTATGGAGATGGACCTGAGCCTGCCGTCGCCCACGGCTTCTCAGGAGAGGACT TGCCGATAGCAGCTCCAGAAAACGTGCAGGCTGTGGTGCTTAACAGCACTCTGGCAGAGGTACACTGGGATCCGGTACCTTCTCATTTAATACGAGGACATCTCAAAGGATATAAG GTGTATTACTGGAGAGAACACGGCCACAAACACAGCCCTGATCATGTGGAGGGCATCCTGAGCTTCAGCGGGAACCACACCCATGGCATGTTGCCCGGTCTGCACCCCTTCACTCTCTATGCCTTCAATGTTAGGGTCTATAACGGCAAAGGAGATGGCCCGCCGAGCCCACCCCAGCAGTTCAACACACCAGAGGGAG TGCCGGGACAGCCCACTTCCTTTGTTGTCACTGACTCGAGCCTTGACTCTCTAACCCTCGAGTGGAGTCCTCCTCATGATCGTAATGGACACATCACCGGCTACACCCTCAAATACCAGCCAG TCAATAACTCCAATGAACTGGGCCCAGTGGAGGAGTTGGCCCTGGCCGCCAATGAGACCTCAGTCACTTTGCCCAACCTCAAGTACAGCACACGCTACAAGTTTTATTTGAATGCGAAAACAGTCACTGGAGCAGGCCCGGCCATTTCTCAGGAAGTGGACACCATCATGGACGAAG GGAACACCCAAACCTCTCATCCTGTTGCATGGTCTCCTCCACGCCGTCCACCCCACAAGG CGCGGCCTGTGAGTCCTTTTGGAAACCTTAGCTCCTCGGTTGGAGAAGAAGGGGCCCTGATCAGTTGGGAGTACTGGGGCCCGGAGAAAAACATTTATGTAGAATACATAGTAGAAAACA GTGAAGGTGAAGAGGAGTGGCAGAAAGAGTTTGTGAATGGCTCTCAGAACGTTATGCTGAAAGGCTTAAAGGGGGGCCTCTCCTATAGGGTGCGTTTGGTGGCCAAGGGTCACCATGATCAGCCGCTCCATTGCTCCAAGGAGCTTGTGGTCAAAGTCCCAG CTGTGGCGAGCAGGCAGGTGGACATTGCCACTCAGGGATGGTTCATTGGTCTGATGTGTGCCATCGCTCTCCTCATCCTGATCCTTCTCATTATTTGCTTCATCCAGAGGAACAAAGGTGGAAAATACCCTG TAAAAGAGAAGGAAGACGCTCACACAGATCCGGAGTTCCAGCCCATGAAAGACGACGACTGTACTTTTGGGGAATACAG TGACAATGAGGACCATAAACCATTAAAAGGGAGCCGCACGCCGTCTAATGGGACAGTTAAGAGAGACGACAGTGACCTCAGTTTAGCTGACTACGGGGAAGGAGGAGACGGACAGTTCAACGAGGATGGCTCCTTTATCGGCCAGTATAGTGGAAAGAGTGCCAGCAGGGACACTGCTGAGGGCCATGAGAGCTCAGAGGCCCCGTCCCCGATAAATGCTATGAACTCCTTGAACTCTTTCGTGTAG